TGCCTTGTTCCATTGTCGTGAACGGCGTGGAAATAGAGCTGGACGAGGACGGTTTCATGATTGACCCGGACTTGTGGAATGAAGATGTGGCCATTGCTTTGGCAGCCTCCGAGGGGATAGCCAGGTTAAACGAAGATCATTGGAAAGTGATTAACTACCTGCGCGATTATTACAAGCAATACCAAATTGCGCCCATGGTCCGAAAACTCTGTAATGATACGGGCTACAACTTGAATTACGTTTACAGGCTTTTCCCGTCCGGCCCGGCCAGGGGCGCTTGCAAACTGGCGGGGCTGGCCAAGCCGACCGGATGTGTTTGAGGTTGTTTGTGTAAATATGTCTTACAATAGAGATAATATATTCAGGCACAGGTTATCACCGGCGCGCCAGGCGACGGGAATGCCGTGCCTGTTATTTTTCACTGCGGT
The sequence above is a segment of the Desulfallas thermosapovorans DSM 6562 genome. Coding sequences within it:
- a CDS encoding TusE/DsrC/DsvC family sulfur relay protein; translated protein: MPCSIVVNGVEIELDEDGFMIDPDLWNEDVAIALAASEGIARLNEDHWKVINYLRDYYKQYQIAPMVRKLCNDTGYNLNYVYRLFPSGPARGACKLAGLAKPTGCV